The following are from one region of the Capsicum annuum cultivar UCD-10X-F1 chromosome 1, UCD10Xv1.1, whole genome shotgun sequence genome:
- the LOC107855201 gene encoding beta-glucosidase 13-like translates to MEYEYAEVTILDDGKLSKGVNRKGIAFYNNLINELLANGIQPLVSIFHWDLPQALEDEYQGFLSPQIADDFRDYAELCFQEFGDRIKHWITINEPYTYAVFGYALGFDAPGRCSYYNGCAAGDAATEPYIVAHHLLLAHAKTVNLYREQYKAKQKGKIGISLISNWFVPYSTKEEDIDAAQRGLDFMFGWFIDPVTYGDYPASMHKAAKNRLPKFTIEETEMVKNSYDFLGLNYYTSTYAANIPYVDVVNYVTDAHVHQTGKKNEIPIGEPTGLETNFVVPKGLQDLLVYTKKKYKNPIIYVTENGMSDANVTTVQQGVDDLERAEYIRQHLLAIKDALQDGVNVKGYFVWALLDNFEWRWGYTQRYGINYVDFNNNLKRYPKRSALWLKEFLSGREIFRFDY, encoded by the exons atgGAATATGAATATGCTGAAGTAACAATATTAGATG ATGGGAAGTTAAGCAAAGGAGTCAACAGAAAGGGCATTGCATTCTACAATAATCTCATCAATGAACTCTTAGCAAATGGGATACAACCTCTTGTCTCAATCTTCCACTGGGATCTGCCTCAAGCTCTTGAAGATGAATATCAAGGGTTTTTAAGCCCCCAAATTGC gGATGACTTTAGAGATTATGCAGAATTGTGCTTCCAAGAATTTGGAGACAGAATTAAACATTGGATCACTATTAATGAGCCATATACATATGCTGTATTTGGGTATGCATTAGGTTTCGATGCTCCTGGCCGATGTTCATATTATAATGGTTGCGCTGCTGGAGATGCTGCAACTGAGCCTTACATAGTTGCACACCACTTGCTTTTAGCTCATGCAAAGACAGTAAATTTATATAGGGAGCAATACAAG GCTAAGCAAAAAGGCAAGATAGGAATATCTCTAATAAGTAATTGGTTTGTGCCATACTCTACGAAGGAGGAGGATATAGATGCTGCTCAACGAGGTCTCGACTTCATGTTCGGATG GTTTATAGATCCAGTAACTTATGGAGACTATCCAGCAAGTATGCATAAAGCTGCAAAAAATCGATTACCAAAATTTACTATTGAAGAAACTGAGATGGTGAAGAATTCCTATGACTTCTTGGGACTAAATTACTACACTTCCACCTATGCAGCCAATATTCCTTATGTTGACGTTGTGAACTACGTAACAGATGCTCACGTACATCAAACAG GCAAGAAAAATGAAATACCCATCGGTGAACCG ACGGGCTTGGAAACTAATTTTGTTGTCCCAAAAGGTCTTCAAGATTTGCTTGTATACACAAAGAAGAAATACAAGAATCCGATTATTTATGTAACGGAGAATG GAATGAGTGATGCAAATGTGACAACAGTACAACAAGGAGTAGATGACTTGGAAAGAGCAGAATATATCCGTCAACATCTTTTGGCCATCAAGGATGCCCTTCA GGATGGTGTAAATGTCAAAGGTTACTTCGTATGGGCATTGCTGGATAATTTCGAGTGGAGATGGGGATATACCCAAAGATATGGAATTAATTATGTCGATTTTAACAATAATTTAAAGAGATATCCCAAACGTTCTGCTCTTTGGCTAAAAGAATTTCTTTCCGGTAGAGAGATTTTCAGATTTGATTATTAA